One Vidua chalybeata isolate OUT-0048 chromosome 22, bVidCha1 merged haplotype, whole genome shotgun sequence genomic region harbors:
- the WNT4 gene encoding protein Wnt-4 isoform X4 — MSPEYSLRSLLLIILATFSANASNWLYLAKLSSVGSISEEETCEKLKGLIQRQVQMCKRNLEVMDSVRRGAQLAIEECQYQFRNRRWNCSTLDTLPVFGKVVTQGTREAAFVYAISSAGVAFAVTRACSSGELDKCGCDRTVQGGSPQGFQWSGCSDNIAYGVAFSQSFVDIRERSKGASSNRALMNLHNNEAGRKAILNNMRVECKCHGVSGSCEFKTCWKAMPPFRKVGNVLKEKFDGATEVEQSEIGSTKVLVPKNSQFKPHTDEDLVYLDSSPDFCDHDLKNGVLGTSGRQCNKTSKAIDGCELMCCGRGFHTDEVEPGLRK; from the exons ATGAGCCCGGAGTATTCTCTGCGCTCCTTGCTGCTCATCATCCTCGCCACCTTCTCGGCCAACGCCAGCAACTGGCT GTACCTGGCAAAGCTGTCTTCAGTGGGGAGCATCTCCGAGGAGGAGACCTGCGAGAAGCTGAAGGGCTTGATCCAGCGCCAGGTACAGATGTGCAAGAGGAACCTGGAGGTGATGGACTCGGTGCGACGTGGAGCCCAGCTGGCTATTGAGGAATGCCAGTACCAATTCCGCAACCGCCGCTGGAACTGCTCCACACTGGATACCCTGCCTGTCTTCGGCAAGGTGGTGACGCAAG GGACACGAGAGGCAGCGTTCGTCTATGCCATCTCTTCAGCAGGGGTGGCCTTCGCCGTGACCCGCGCCTGCAGCAGTGGCGAGCTGGACAAGTGTGGATGTGACCGCACAGTGCAGGGGGGAAGCCCACAGG GCTTCCAGTGGTCGGGCTGCTCCGATAACATCGCCTATGGTGTGGCCTTCTCGCAGTCCTTCGTCGACATCCGTGAGAGGAGCAAAGGGGCCTCTTCCAACAGAGCATTAATGAACCTCCACAACAACGAGGCAGGGAGGAAG GCGATCCTGAACAACATGCGGGTGGAATGTAAGTGTCATGGTGTGTCAGGCTCATGCGAGTTCAAGACGTGTTGGAAAGCCATGCCCCCCTTCCGCAAAGTGGGCAACGTCCTGAAGGAGAAATTTGATGGTGCCACAGAGGTTGAACAGAGCGAGATTGGATCCACCAAAGTGCTGGTGCCCAAAAACTCCCAGTTCAAGCCACACACAGATGAGGACCTGGTCTACCTAGACTCCAGTCCCGACTTCTGTGACCATGACCTCAAGAATGGGGTCCTGGGCACCAGTGGGCGGCAGTGCAACAAGACCTCCAAGGCCATCGATGGCTGCGAGCTGATGTGTTGTGGTCGTGGCTTTCACACGGACGAAGTGGAG CCAGGACTGAGGAAGTGA
- the WNT4 gene encoding protein Wnt-4 isoform X2 translates to MSPEYSLRSLLLIILATFSANASNWLYLAKLSSVGSISEEETCEKLKGLIQRQVQMCKRNLEVMDSVRRGAQLAIEECQYQFRNRRWNCSTLDTLPVFGKVVTQGTREAAFVYAISSAGVAFAVTRACSSGELDKCGCDRTVQGGSPQGFQWSGCSDNIAYGVAFSQSFVDIRERSKGASSNRALMNLHNNEAGRKAILNNMRVECKCHGVSGSCEFKTCWKAMPPFRKVGNVLKEKFDGATEVEQSEIGSTKVLVPKNSQFKPHTDEDLVYLDSSPDFCDHDLKNGVLGTSGRQCNKTSKAIDGCELMCCGRGFHTDEVEVVESQD, encoded by the exons ATGAGCCCGGAGTATTCTCTGCGCTCCTTGCTGCTCATCATCCTCGCCACCTTCTCGGCCAACGCCAGCAACTGGCT GTACCTGGCAAAGCTGTCTTCAGTGGGGAGCATCTCCGAGGAGGAGACCTGCGAGAAGCTGAAGGGCTTGATCCAGCGCCAGGTACAGATGTGCAAGAGGAACCTGGAGGTGATGGACTCGGTGCGACGTGGAGCCCAGCTGGCTATTGAGGAATGCCAGTACCAATTCCGCAACCGCCGCTGGAACTGCTCCACACTGGATACCCTGCCTGTCTTCGGCAAGGTGGTGACGCAAG GGACACGAGAGGCAGCGTTCGTCTATGCCATCTCTTCAGCAGGGGTGGCCTTCGCCGTGACCCGCGCCTGCAGCAGTGGCGAGCTGGACAAGTGTGGATGTGACCGCACAGTGCAGGGGGGAAGCCCACAGG GCTTCCAGTGGTCGGGCTGCTCCGATAACATCGCCTATGGTGTGGCCTTCTCGCAGTCCTTCGTCGACATCCGTGAGAGGAGCAAAGGGGCCTCTTCCAACAGAGCATTAATGAACCTCCACAACAACGAGGCAGGGAGGAAG GCGATCCTGAACAACATGCGGGTGGAATGTAAGTGTCATGGTGTGTCAGGCTCATGCGAGTTCAAGACGTGTTGGAAAGCCATGCCCCCCTTCCGCAAAGTGGGCAACGTCCTGAAGGAGAAATTTGATGGTGCCACAGAGGTTGAACAGAGCGAGATTGGATCCACCAAAGTGCTGGTGCCCAAAAACTCCCAGTTCAAGCCACACACAGATGAGGACCTGGTCTACCTAGACTCCAGTCCCGACTTCTGTGACCATGACCTCAAGAATGGGGTCCTGGGCACCAGTGGGCGGCAGTGCAACAAGACCTCCAAGGCCATCGATGGCTGCGAGCTGATGTGTTGTGGTCGTGGCTTTCACACGGACGAAGTGGAGGTTGTGGAAAG CCAGGACTGA
- the WNT4 gene encoding protein Wnt-4 isoform X1: MSPEYSLRSLLLIILATFSANASNWLYLAKLSSVGSISEEETCEKLKGLIQRQVQMCKRNLEVMDSVRRGAQLAIEECQYQFRNRRWNCSTLDTLPVFGKVVTQGTREAAFVYAISSAGVAFAVTRACSSGELDKCGCDRTVQGGSPQGFQWSGCSDNIAYGVAFSQSFVDIRERSKGASSNRALMNLHNNEAGRKAILNNMRVECKCHGVSGSCEFKTCWKAMPPFRKVGNVLKEKFDGATEVEQSEIGSTKVLVPKNSQFKPHTDEDLVYLDSSPDFCDHDLKNGVLGTSGRQCNKTSKAIDGCELMCCGRGFHTDEVEVVERCSCKFHWCCSVKCKPCHRVVEIHTCR, translated from the exons ATGAGCCCGGAGTATTCTCTGCGCTCCTTGCTGCTCATCATCCTCGCCACCTTCTCGGCCAACGCCAGCAACTGGCT GTACCTGGCAAAGCTGTCTTCAGTGGGGAGCATCTCCGAGGAGGAGACCTGCGAGAAGCTGAAGGGCTTGATCCAGCGCCAGGTACAGATGTGCAAGAGGAACCTGGAGGTGATGGACTCGGTGCGACGTGGAGCCCAGCTGGCTATTGAGGAATGCCAGTACCAATTCCGCAACCGCCGCTGGAACTGCTCCACACTGGATACCCTGCCTGTCTTCGGCAAGGTGGTGACGCAAG GGACACGAGAGGCAGCGTTCGTCTATGCCATCTCTTCAGCAGGGGTGGCCTTCGCCGTGACCCGCGCCTGCAGCAGTGGCGAGCTGGACAAGTGTGGATGTGACCGCACAGTGCAGGGGGGAAGCCCACAGG GCTTCCAGTGGTCGGGCTGCTCCGATAACATCGCCTATGGTGTGGCCTTCTCGCAGTCCTTCGTCGACATCCGTGAGAGGAGCAAAGGGGCCTCTTCCAACAGAGCATTAATGAACCTCCACAACAACGAGGCAGGGAGGAAG GCGATCCTGAACAACATGCGGGTGGAATGTAAGTGTCATGGTGTGTCAGGCTCATGCGAGTTCAAGACGTGTTGGAAAGCCATGCCCCCCTTCCGCAAAGTGGGCAACGTCCTGAAGGAGAAATTTGATGGTGCCACAGAGGTTGAACAGAGCGAGATTGGATCCACCAAAGTGCTGGTGCCCAAAAACTCCCAGTTCAAGCCACACACAGATGAGGACCTGGTCTACCTAGACTCCAGTCCCGACTTCTGTGACCATGACCTCAAGAATGGGGTCCTGGGCACCAGTGGGCGGCAGTGCAACAAGACCTCCAAGGCCATCGATGGCTGCGAGCTGATGTGTTGTGGTCGTGGCTTTCACACGGACGAAGTGGAGGTTGTGGAAAGGTGCAGCTGCAAATTCCACTGGTGCTGCTCCGTCAAGTGCAAACCCTGCCATCGGGTGGTGGAGATCCACACGTGCCGGTGA
- the WNT4 gene encoding protein Wnt-4 isoform X5: MCKRNLEVMDSVRRGAQLAIEECQYQFRNRRWNCSTLDTLPVFGKVVTQGTREAAFVYAISSAGVAFAVTRACSSGELDKCGCDRTVQGGSPQGFQWSGCSDNIAYGVAFSQSFVDIRERSKGASSNRALMNLHNNEAGRKAILNNMRVECKCHGVSGSCEFKTCWKAMPPFRKVGNVLKEKFDGATEVEQSEIGSTKVLVPKNSQFKPHTDEDLVYLDSSPDFCDHDLKNGVLGTSGRQCNKTSKAIDGCELMCCGRGFHTDEVEVVERCSCKFHWCCSVKCKPCHRVVEIHTCR, encoded by the exons ATGTGCAAGAGGAACCTGGAGGTGATGGACTCGGTGCGACGTGGAGCCCAGCTGGCTATTGAGGAATGCCAGTACCAATTCCGCAACCGCCGCTGGAACTGCTCCACACTGGATACCCTGCCTGTCTTCGGCAAGGTGGTGACGCAAG GGACACGAGAGGCAGCGTTCGTCTATGCCATCTCTTCAGCAGGGGTGGCCTTCGCCGTGACCCGCGCCTGCAGCAGTGGCGAGCTGGACAAGTGTGGATGTGACCGCACAGTGCAGGGGGGAAGCCCACAGG GCTTCCAGTGGTCGGGCTGCTCCGATAACATCGCCTATGGTGTGGCCTTCTCGCAGTCCTTCGTCGACATCCGTGAGAGGAGCAAAGGGGCCTCTTCCAACAGAGCATTAATGAACCTCCACAACAACGAGGCAGGGAGGAAG GCGATCCTGAACAACATGCGGGTGGAATGTAAGTGTCATGGTGTGTCAGGCTCATGCGAGTTCAAGACGTGTTGGAAAGCCATGCCCCCCTTCCGCAAAGTGGGCAACGTCCTGAAGGAGAAATTTGATGGTGCCACAGAGGTTGAACAGAGCGAGATTGGATCCACCAAAGTGCTGGTGCCCAAAAACTCCCAGTTCAAGCCACACACAGATGAGGACCTGGTCTACCTAGACTCCAGTCCCGACTTCTGTGACCATGACCTCAAGAATGGGGTCCTGGGCACCAGTGGGCGGCAGTGCAACAAGACCTCCAAGGCCATCGATGGCTGCGAGCTGATGTGTTGTGGTCGTGGCTTTCACACGGACGAAGTGGAGGTTGTGGAAAGGTGCAGCTGCAAATTCCACTGGTGCTGCTCCGTCAAGTGCAAACCCTGCCATCGGGTGGTGGAGATCCACACGTGCCGGTGA
- the WNT4 gene encoding protein Wnt-4 isoform X3 produces the protein MYLAKLSSVGSISEEETCEKLKGLIQRQVQMCKRNLEVMDSVRRGAQLAIEECQYQFRNRRWNCSTLDTLPVFGKVVTQGTREAAFVYAISSAGVAFAVTRACSSGELDKCGCDRTVQGGSPQGFQWSGCSDNIAYGVAFSQSFVDIRERSKGASSNRALMNLHNNEAGRKAILNNMRVECKCHGVSGSCEFKTCWKAMPPFRKVGNVLKEKFDGATEVEQSEIGSTKVLVPKNSQFKPHTDEDLVYLDSSPDFCDHDLKNGVLGTSGRQCNKTSKAIDGCELMCCGRGFHTDEVEVVERCSCKFHWCCSVKCKPCHRVVEIHTCR, from the exons AT GTACCTGGCAAAGCTGTCTTCAGTGGGGAGCATCTCCGAGGAGGAGACCTGCGAGAAGCTGAAGGGCTTGATCCAGCGCCAGGTACAGATGTGCAAGAGGAACCTGGAGGTGATGGACTCGGTGCGACGTGGAGCCCAGCTGGCTATTGAGGAATGCCAGTACCAATTCCGCAACCGCCGCTGGAACTGCTCCACACTGGATACCCTGCCTGTCTTCGGCAAGGTGGTGACGCAAG GGACACGAGAGGCAGCGTTCGTCTATGCCATCTCTTCAGCAGGGGTGGCCTTCGCCGTGACCCGCGCCTGCAGCAGTGGCGAGCTGGACAAGTGTGGATGTGACCGCACAGTGCAGGGGGGAAGCCCACAGG GCTTCCAGTGGTCGGGCTGCTCCGATAACATCGCCTATGGTGTGGCCTTCTCGCAGTCCTTCGTCGACATCCGTGAGAGGAGCAAAGGGGCCTCTTCCAACAGAGCATTAATGAACCTCCACAACAACGAGGCAGGGAGGAAG GCGATCCTGAACAACATGCGGGTGGAATGTAAGTGTCATGGTGTGTCAGGCTCATGCGAGTTCAAGACGTGTTGGAAAGCCATGCCCCCCTTCCGCAAAGTGGGCAACGTCCTGAAGGAGAAATTTGATGGTGCCACAGAGGTTGAACAGAGCGAGATTGGATCCACCAAAGTGCTGGTGCCCAAAAACTCCCAGTTCAAGCCACACACAGATGAGGACCTGGTCTACCTAGACTCCAGTCCCGACTTCTGTGACCATGACCTCAAGAATGGGGTCCTGGGCACCAGTGGGCGGCAGTGCAACAAGACCTCCAAGGCCATCGATGGCTGCGAGCTGATGTGTTGTGGTCGTGGCTTTCACACGGACGAAGTGGAGGTTGTGGAAAGGTGCAGCTGCAAATTCCACTGGTGCTGCTCCGTCAAGTGCAAACCCTGCCATCGGGTGGTGGAGATCCACACGTGCCGGTGA